Proteins encoded within one genomic window of Haloplanus vescus:
- a CDS encoding NOP5/NOP56 family protein: MTSRPSTDAGWFVGDDVRDAIENGSADGPADWPARAVDAGFAADEGDYYDRLHEATVDATRAAVQARERADDQQLVHAVRSMDDAERTANELAERVAEWAGALFEDVDTGVDGAREVAARDPETDAERRAVSLAQRVADLADEAEDCRAFVERTAPAVAPNLSRMAGPVLAARLIALAGGLGDLAKKPSGTVQVLGAEDALFAHLSGRAPSPKHGVIYTHDYVRHTRSEDRGSAARALAGKLSIAARIDHYAGDIRPDLHEELDDRIATIRARADS, from the coding sequence ATGACTTCACGACCCTCGACGGACGCGGGGTGGTTCGTCGGCGACGACGTCCGCGACGCCATTGAGAACGGCTCGGCCGACGGGCCGGCCGACTGGCCCGCCCGCGCCGTTGACGCCGGCTTCGCCGCCGACGAAGGCGACTACTACGACCGGCTCCACGAGGCCACCGTCGACGCGACTCGGGCCGCGGTGCAGGCGCGCGAACGCGCGGACGACCAGCAACTCGTCCACGCCGTCCGGAGCATGGACGACGCCGAGCGGACGGCGAACGAACTCGCCGAGCGCGTCGCCGAGTGGGCGGGCGCGCTGTTCGAGGACGTCGACACGGGCGTCGACGGCGCGCGCGAGGTGGCGGCACGCGACCCCGAGACGGACGCCGAACGCCGCGCCGTCTCGCTCGCCCAGCGAGTCGCGGACCTCGCCGATGAGGCCGAGGACTGCCGGGCGTTCGTCGAGCGGACGGCGCCGGCAGTCGCTCCCAACCTGAGTCGGATGGCTGGCCCGGTGCTCGCCGCTCGCCTGATAGCGCTCGCCGGCGGCCTCGGTGACCTCGCGAAGAAGCCGTCGGGGACGGTGCAGGTGCTCGGCGCCGAGGACGCCCTCTTCGCTCACCTCTCCGGGCGCGCGCCCTCGCCGAAACACGGCGTCATCTACACGCACGACTACGTCCGCCACACGCGCTCCGAGGACCGCGGGTCCGCGGCGCGAGCGCTGGCGGGCAAGCTCTCCATCGCCGCGCGCATCGACCACTACGCCGGCGACATCCGGCCCGACTTGCACGAGGAGCTCGACGACCGCATCGCGACCATCCGCGCGAGGGCCGACTCGTGA
- a CDS encoding rubrerythrin-like domain-containing protein has protein sequence MSERSSFECVYCQQRVSPAAYRAACPDCGGTLRQRRVQ, from the coding sequence ATGTCGGAACGGTCGTCGTTCGAATGTGTGTACTGCCAGCAACGTGTGAGTCCAGCGGCATACCGCGCCGCGTGCCCGGACTGCGGGGGAACGCTCCGCCAGCGCCGGGTACAGTAA
- a CDS encoding transcription initiation factor IIB, with protein sequence MSDTTTYHTDAGEREQERTETEEAETTPACPECSGSLVTDEEHGETVCADCGLVVEEDEIDHGPEWRAFDSSERDSKSRVGAPTTQMMHDKGLSTNIGWQNRDAYGKTLSSNQREKMQRLRTWNERFRTRNSKERNLKQALGEIDRMASALGLPENVRETASVIYRRALSEDLLPGRSIEGVATAALYAAARQAGTPRSLDEIATVSRVEKMELTRTYRYVVRELKLEIQPADPEQYVPRFASELDLSEEVSRQARDLLSASRDRGVHSGKSPVGLAAAAVYAAALLTNETVTQSEVSEVANISEVTIRNRYKELLEAKGAADA encoded by the coding sequence ATGAGCGACACCACAACTTATCACACGGACGCCGGCGAGCGAGAACAGGAACGGACGGAGACAGAGGAAGCCGAGACGACACCCGCGTGCCCCGAGTGCTCGGGCAGTCTCGTCACCGACGAGGAACACGGCGAGACGGTATGTGCCGACTGTGGCCTCGTAGTCGAGGAAGACGAAATCGACCACGGGCCCGAGTGGCGCGCCTTCGACTCCAGCGAACGCGACTCGAAATCCCGTGTCGGTGCCCCGACGACCCAGATGATGCACGACAAGGGCCTGTCGACGAACATCGGCTGGCAGAACCGAGACGCCTACGGCAAGACGCTGTCGTCCAACCAGCGCGAGAAGATGCAGCGCCTGCGAACGTGGAACGAGCGCTTCCGCACCCGAAACTCGAAAGAGCGCAACCTGAAGCAGGCACTCGGCGAAATCGACCGCATGGCCTCCGCGCTCGGCCTCCCCGAGAACGTCCGCGAGACGGCCAGCGTCATCTACCGCCGCGCGCTCTCCGAGGACCTGCTCCCCGGCCGCTCCATCGAAGGCGTCGCCACCGCGGCGCTCTACGCCGCAGCCCGACAGGCGGGGACGCCCCGCTCGCTCGACGAAATCGCCACCGTCTCTCGCGTCGAGAAGATGGAGCTTACCCGGACGTACCGCTACGTCGTCCGCGAGCTCAAGCTCGAAATCCAGCCGGCAGACCCCGAGCAGTACGTCCCCCGCTTTGCCTCCGAACTCGACCTCTCCGAGGAAGTGAGCCGACAGGCGCGTGACCTGCTCAGCGCGTCGCGTGACCGCGGCGTCCACAGCGGCAAGAGTCCGGTCGGCCTCGCCGCCGCCGCCGTCTACGCCGCCGCCCTCCTCACCAACGAGACGGTGACTCAGAGCGAGGTAAGCGAAGTCGCCAACATCAGCGAAGTGACCATCCGCAACCGCTACAAGGAACTCCTCGAAGCGAAGGGCGCGGCCGACGCCTAG
- a CDS encoding AAA domain-containing protein, with amino-acid sequence MNLRGTILDVGEVRAVSTQYGERDLVEVRLRPDEAADAVTVTLWGKWTHTAEHAEPEMDLLVTEAEPNEFQGEEGYATSGDSFVVLEPDFLVDVTDVRSWVQCPRMYYLNKLSGVPLAYPVVKGTIVHEVFGDLLRGRDLDDAVADHVEAAGLELGLLGREAEEVRDEVRRNAAAIEGWLAQDTLTGEDEWRSEYTLISPTFGIKGRADALRQGDPVELKTGKNTNRDPRFHDKIQAASYALLLSESGEPPNTGTLLYTKNAALDRSEASGDLSPAKEFSIGRGLLEFVVRTRNEIAATEFDRRVPTGYEADANCEWCFEQDTCMVVSGRLDQESKAGQIGTPLPADERDYFDDIYRAVENERQSVHDEYRKLWEQSAAERADADRALINLDPRSRQQLPDGDWELRAAVPDGAVSKLREGDVALASDGDPISGDAELGRIESLGDEAVVRTDEPLDLRRLDVYPSELSVSRQLTALHDALLKGDDDRKDVLFGRRDPEFDAVSETFIDNNDAQNEAVQRAVGARDFSLVHGPPGTGKTYTIARLVRALVTRGERVLLSAFTNRAVDNALDALRDQGFDDVARVGTLTGVREDMLDVRLDRRGEPNERAAALRSAPVVAATTATCGSRVLREAEFDVAVVDEASQLTEPGTLAAINLADRFVLVGDHEQLPPVVQSGDERLARSLFERLHDEHPEAAVMLDRQYRMSQRIQAFASREFYDGALRPATPEVAGGTLADLPGVDGATLPDHLRRGVRFVDPDGQRTGNANPVEADRVAEIVQEYLDAGVDPDDVVVIAPFRAQVAELSRRVDVAVDTVDRFQGSSAEVVVVSFVATGDLDGPIFEDTRRVNVALTRAKKALVLVGDADALESEPFYARMLDWARR; translated from the coding sequence GTGAATCTTCGCGGGACGATTCTGGACGTGGGCGAGGTTCGCGCCGTCTCGACGCAGTACGGCGAGCGCGACTTGGTGGAGGTGCGCCTCCGCCCGGACGAGGCGGCAGACGCCGTCACCGTGACGCTCTGGGGAAAGTGGACGCACACGGCCGAGCACGCCGAACCGGAGATGGATCTGCTCGTGACCGAGGCCGAGCCCAACGAGTTCCAAGGAGAGGAGGGCTACGCCACCAGCGGCGACTCCTTCGTCGTCCTCGAACCCGACTTCCTCGTCGACGTGACCGACGTGCGCTCGTGGGTGCAGTGCCCGCGGATGTACTACCTGAACAAGCTCTCGGGGGTGCCGTTGGCGTATCCGGTGGTCAAGGGGACTATCGTCCACGAGGTGTTCGGCGACCTCTTGCGGGGCCGTGACCTCGACGACGCCGTCGCCGACCACGTCGAAGCGGCGGGGCTGGAACTCGGCTTGCTGGGCCGGGAAGCCGAGGAGGTCCGGGACGAGGTGCGGCGAAACGCGGCCGCCATCGAGGGGTGGTTGGCACAGGACACCCTCACCGGCGAGGACGAGTGGCGCTCGGAGTACACGCTCATCAGTCCGACGTTCGGAATCAAAGGCCGGGCCGACGCGCTCCGACAGGGCGACCCCGTCGAACTCAAGACAGGGAAGAACACGAACCGCGACCCGCGCTTCCACGACAAGATTCAGGCGGCGTCCTACGCCCTCCTCCTCAGTGAATCGGGCGAGCCACCGAACACCGGGACGCTCCTCTACACGAAGAACGCCGCCCTCGACCGGAGCGAGGCAAGCGGCGACCTCTCGCCGGCCAAGGAGTTCTCCATCGGCCGCGGCCTGCTGGAGTTCGTCGTCCGCACGCGCAACGAAATCGCGGCGACGGAGTTCGACCGCCGCGTGCCGACGGGCTACGAGGCGGACGCCAACTGCGAGTGGTGTTTCGAGCAAGACACCTGCATGGTCGTCTCCGGCCGCCTTGACCAAGAGTCGAAGGCCGGCCAAATCGGCACCCCGCTTCCAGCGGACGAACGCGACTACTTCGACGACATCTACCGCGCCGTCGAGAACGAACGCCAGTCGGTCCACGACGAGTACCGAAAGCTGTGGGAACAGAGCGCGGCAGAACGCGCCGACGCCGACCGGGCGCTGATAAACCTCGACCCGCGCTCGCGCCAGCAGTTGCCCGACGGCGACTGGGAACTCCGGGCGGCCGTCCCTGACGGCGCAGTGTCGAAGCTCCGCGAGGGCGACGTGGCGCTGGCGAGCGACGGCGACCCCATCAGCGGCGACGCCGAACTCGGGCGCATCGAATCGCTCGGCGACGAGGCGGTGGTCCGAACGGACGAACCGCTCGATTTGCGACGCCTCGACGTCTACCCCTCCGAGCTCTCCGTCTCCCGGCAGCTCACCGCGCTGCACGACGCGCTGTTGAAAGGCGACGACGACCGCAAGGACGTCCTCTTCGGCCGCCGCGACCCCGAGTTCGACGCGGTGTCGGAGACGTTCATCGACAACAACGACGCGCAAAACGAGGCAGTCCAGCGCGCCGTGGGCGCTCGCGACTTCTCGCTCGTCCACGGCCCGCCGGGGACGGGCAAGACCTACACCATCGCCCGTCTCGTCCGAGCGCTCGTCACCCGAGGCGAGCGAGTCCTCCTCTCCGCCTTCACGAACCGCGCCGTCGACAACGCGCTCGACGCCCTCCGCGACCAGGGTTTCGACGATGTGGCGCGCGTGGGGACGCTCACGGGCGTCCGCGAGGACATGTTGGACGTGCGCCTCGACCGGCGGGGAGAGCCGAACGAGCGCGCGGCGGCGCTCCGGTCGGCCCCTGTCGTCGCCGCCACCACCGCCACCTGTGGGTCGCGGGTGCTCCGCGAAGCAGAGTTCGACGTGGCTGTCGTCGACGAGGCGTCGCAGTTGACGGAACCGGGGACGCTCGCGGCCATCAACCTCGCCGACCGGTTCGTCCTCGTCGGCGACCACGAACAGCTCCCACCGGTCGTCCAGTCGGGCGACGAACGCCTCGCGCGCTCGCTGTTCGAGCGACTGCACGACGAACATCCGGAGGCGGCGGTCATGCTCGACCGCCAGTACCGCATGAGCCAGCGCATCCAGGCCTTCGCCTCGCGGGAGTTCTACGACGGCGCGCTCCGCCCCGCGACCCCCGAAGTGGCGGGCGGAACGCTCGCCGACCTGCCCGGCGTCGACGGCGCGACGCTCCCCGACCACCTCCGTCGAGGCGTGCGCTTCGTCGACCCCGACGGCCAGCGGACGGGCAACGCCAACCCAGTCGAGGCCGACCGCGTGGCCGAAATCGTCCAAGAGTATCTCGACGCTGGCGTCGACCCCGACGACGTGGTCGTCATCGCACCGTTCCGCGCGCAGGTGGCAGAACTCTCCCGGCGGGTGGACGTGGCCGTCGACACCGTCGACCGCTTCCAAGGGTCGAGCGCCGAGGTGGTCGTCGTCTCCTTCGTCGCCACGGGCGACTTGGACGGCCCCATCTTCGAGGACACCCGACGCGTGAACGTCGCGCTCACCCGCGCGAAGAAGGCGCTCGTCCTCGTCGGCGACGCCGACGCCCTCGAATCCGAACCGTTCTACGCCCGGATGCTCGACTGGGCGCGGCGCTGA
- a CDS encoding ATP-dependent helicase, translating to MDEGPHADDPLADIDVPAGVDPGRAVDTDVLSTLDPAVREWWVDQFGAFVPENDGFFTPPQREAIPHVHAGRNALVCAPTGSGKTLAAFTAIINELFRRERTDGLDNSVYCLYVSPLKALANDVDRNLSEPLDGIRERLAERGESTEVRHATRHGDTDDATRRQMLAETPHILNTTPETLAILLNSPKFREKLRTVEYVVVDEIHALAASKRGTHLSVSLERLEALANGSPTRIGCSATVEPIETIAKFLVGREGGDPRDCEVVDARFAREFDLRVECPVDDLVGTATETVRDRFYDRLGELVETHTNTLVFTNTRSGAERTLQALRERFDYDDTNSACHHGSLSADRRQAVEAGLKRGDFDVVTTSTSLELGVDMPHVDLVVQVGSPKSVAALLQRVGRAGHQVGEVVEGRVIALDRDDLVEGAVMVRTAESGFVDRVFVPENAYDVAAQHVYGMAINGVRPEAEVRATLRRAYPYRDFSDDQFETLFRYLTADYEGLAERNVYPKVWRDANDPPDGEHHHPEFDVGERLIGKRGRLARPIYLTNVGTIPDSFSCDVFLRDDEAWVGELDESYLDTLDPGDVFVIGGDRFVFRYRRGSKVYVDRTSQRPTVPSWYSERLPLSYDLAREILVFQRDVVARLDADGAPALRVWLRESSLSERAVRALTRLYDQQVAFAGPESVSTPERIAIEEVRDREASRRRYYVHTLYGRRVNDGLSRLLVAACASEANAEVTVAVADNGFALSLPLNRRLDVPGLLRGLDPDDVRADLRAALRGTDLRQRYFRINAARSLLILKHYKGREKSAARQQVESETLLPFVDDLEDFAVVEETDRELVVDKLHAEGVEAVVRQIRDGDIELVEQTVETPTPRAFGLATLAASDTVLAEEGDASQTLHARVLDELGER from the coding sequence ATGGACGAGGGGCCTCACGCAGACGACCCGCTGGCAGATATCGACGTGCCCGCGGGCGTCGACCCCGGGCGAGCGGTCGACACCGACGTGCTCTCGACGCTCGACCCGGCCGTCCGCGAGTGGTGGGTCGACCAGTTCGGCGCCTTCGTCCCCGAGAACGACGGGTTCTTCACGCCGCCACAGCGCGAAGCGATTCCGCACGTCCACGCGGGGAGAAACGCCCTCGTCTGCGCGCCGACCGGGAGCGGGAAGACCCTCGCCGCCTTCACCGCCATCATCAACGAGCTGTTCCGTCGGGAGCGTACCGACGGACTGGATAACTCGGTGTACTGTCTCTACGTGTCGCCGCTGAAGGCACTCGCTAACGACGTCGACCGGAATCTGAGCGAACCACTCGACGGGATTCGGGAGCGACTGGCGGAGCGCGGCGAGTCGACGGAGGTGCGCCACGCCACCCGCCACGGCGATACCGACGACGCCACGCGGCGGCAGATGCTCGCCGAGACGCCGCATATCCTCAACACGACGCCCGAGACGCTCGCCATCCTGCTCAACTCCCCGAAGTTCCGCGAGAAGTTGCGGACCGTCGAGTACGTCGTCGTCGACGAGATTCACGCCCTCGCCGCGAGCAAGCGCGGCACGCACCTCTCGGTGTCGCTGGAGCGATTGGAGGCGCTCGCGAACGGCTCGCCGACCCGAATCGGCTGTTCGGCGACGGTCGAACCCATCGAGACGATAGCGAAGTTTCTCGTCGGGCGCGAGGGCGGCGACCCGCGCGACTGCGAAGTCGTCGACGCCCGCTTCGCCCGTGAGTTCGACCTGCGGGTGGAGTGCCCCGTCGACGACTTGGTCGGGACGGCCACCGAGACGGTCCGCGACCGTTTCTACGACCGACTGGGCGAGTTGGTCGAGACGCACACGAACACGCTGGTGTTCACGAACACGCGCTCCGGCGCCGAGCGGACGCTTCAGGCGCTCCGCGAGCGCTTCGACTACGACGACACGAACTCCGCTTGCCACCACGGGAGCCTGTCCGCCGACCGTCGGCAGGCGGTCGAAGCGGGCCTCAAGCGCGGCGATTTCGACGTGGTCACCACCTCGACCAGCCTCGAACTCGGCGTCGACATGCCACACGTCGACCTCGTGGTGCAGGTGGGGTCGCCCAAATCCGTCGCGGCGCTCCTCCAGCGAGTCGGGCGGGCGGGTCACCAGGTTGGCGAGGTTGTCGAGGGACGCGTCATCGCGCTGGACCGCGACGACCTAGTCGAGGGGGCGGTGATGGTCCGCACGGCCGAATCCGGGTTCGTCGACCGCGTGTTCGTCCCCGAGAACGCCTACGACGTGGCCGCACAGCACGTCTACGGGATGGCCATCAATGGCGTCCGCCCCGAGGCCGAGGTGCGCGCCACGCTCCGCCGGGCCTACCCCTACCGGGACTTCTCGGACGACCAGTTCGAGACGCTGTTTCGCTATCTCACCGCCGACTACGAGGGGTTGGCCGAGCGCAACGTCTACCCGAAGGTGTGGCGAGACGCGAACGACCCGCCGGACGGCGAGCACCACCATCCCGAGTTCGACGTGGGCGAGCGGCTGATCGGCAAGCGAGGGCGACTCGCCCGCCCCATCTACCTGACGAACGTCGGCACCATCCCCGACTCCTTCTCCTGTGACGTGTTCCTCCGGGACGACGAGGCGTGGGTCGGCGAACTCGACGAGAGCTACCTCGACACGCTCGACCCGGGCGACGTGTTCGTCATCGGCGGCGACCGCTTCGTCTTCCGCTACCGCCGGGGGTCGAAGGTGTACGTCGACCGGACGAGCCAGCGCCCGACCGTCCCCTCGTGGTACTCCGAACGCCTCCCCCTCTCTTACGACCTCGCCCGCGAAATCCTCGTCTTCCAGCGGGACGTGGTCGCCCGCCTCGACGCCGACGGCGCGCCCGCGCTCCGGGTGTGGCTCCGCGAGTCCTCGCTTTCAGAGCGGGCGGTGCGGGCGCTGACGCGCCTCTACGACCAGCAGGTCGCCTTCGCCGGCCCCGAGAGCGTCTCGACGCCCGAGCGCATCGCTATCGAGGAGGTGCGCGACCGGGAGGCGTCACGCCGTCGCTACTACGTCCACACTCTCTACGGACGACGGGTCAACGACGGCTTGTCGCGACTGCTCGTCGCCGCCTGCGCGAGCGAAGCGAACGCGGAGGTCACCGTCGCCGTCGCCGACAACGGCTTCGCCCTCTCCCTGCCGCTCAATCGCCGTCTGGACGTGCCCGGCCTCCTCCGTGGCCTCGACCCGGACGACGTGCGGGCCGACCTTCGGGCGGCGCTCCGGGGCACCGACCTCCGGCAGCGCTACTTCCGCATCAACGCCGCGCGCTCGCTCCTCATCCTGAAACACTACAAGGGTCGAGAGAAGTCGGCCGCCCGCCAGCAAGTCGAGAGCGAGACGCTCCTGCCCTTCGTCGACGACCTAGAGGACTTCGCCGTCGTTGAGGAGACGGACCGCGAACTAGTGGTGGACAAACTCCACGCGGAGGGGGTTGAGGCGGTGGTCCGACAGATTCGGGACGGCGACATCGAACTCGTCGAGCAGACGGTCGAGACGCCGACGCCCCGCGCATTCGGACTGGCGACGCTCGCCGCGAGCGACACCGTCCTCGCCGAAGAGGGGGACGCGTCCCAGACGCTCCACGCACGCGTCCTCGACGAATTGGGCGAGCGCTGA
- a CDS encoding cytosine permease encodes MTETSAEGLEPIADDQRSMSLSHYVPVWWASFIIVQGFATAFFAVHPQGPLNLFQAAVAMAIGATTSAIFFVVNGMWGYKKGIPFVTQSRAAFGIRGSIIPNVIRVVPAIGWLGIGNWIGALAINSITTTLWGFGHVPTYFVVFTILNIGLAWGGITSIKWFDSLAAGVIIVLLAYTVYVIVSTQGLATESVSFSGTWGLPFFTIVAAHVGTALTGALNAADISRHLEKKRGLGNHIWGHMLGIAPAMMYMALVGLIFGISTDTANPVYAIMEVAPNPLIGVAMLIFVLAAQISSNLTLNIVPPVHVLQDALDVSWERGLVITGILSVASFPWVLFSGGEIYFLFINTYSIPLGPVLGVLLADYWLFRAEETSISSLYDKSRDSKFWFIKGISVTAVASVLIGSAASLVMTDLSWMIGLPVGFVAYVVLRKFDLDEQTANYLHDSGAPSAD; translated from the coding sequence ATGACAGAGACAAGTGCAGAAGGGCTAGAACCGATTGCAGACGACCAACGCTCGATGAGTCTCTCCCACTACGTGCCCGTCTGGTGGGCGTCGTTCATCATCGTCCAGGGGTTCGCGACGGCGTTTTTCGCCGTGCATCCGCAGGGACCGCTCAACCTCTTTCAGGCGGCGGTCGCGATGGCCATCGGCGCCACGACGTCGGCCATCTTCTTCGTGGTCAACGGGATGTGGGGGTACAAGAAGGGGATTCCGTTCGTCACTCAGTCCCGCGCCGCGTTCGGGATTCGCGGTTCCATCATCCCGAACGTCATTCGCGTCGTTCCGGCCATCGGCTGGCTGGGCATCGGGAACTGGATCGGGGCGCTGGCTATCAACAGTATCACCACGACGCTGTGGGGATTCGGCCACGTTCCGACGTACTTCGTCGTGTTCACGATACTGAACATCGGCCTCGCGTGGGGTGGCATCACGTCGATCAAGTGGTTCGACTCGCTGGCGGCCGGCGTGATTATCGTGCTCCTCGCCTACACGGTGTACGTAATCGTTTCGACGCAAGGGCTGGCAACGGAGTCGGTTTCCTTCTCGGGGACGTGGGGACTGCCGTTTTTCACCATCGTCGCCGCTCACGTCGGGACTGCGCTCACCGGCGCACTCAACGCGGCCGACATCAGCCGTCACTTGGAGAAGAAACGCGGCTTGGGTAACCACATCTGGGGCCATATGCTCGGCATCGCGCCAGCGATGATGTATATGGCGCTGGTCGGCCTCATCTTCGGCATCTCGACGGACACGGCCAACCCCGTCTACGCGATTATGGAGGTCGCACCGAACCCCCTCATCGGCGTCGCGATGCTGATATTCGTGCTGGCCGCCCAGATTTCGTCGAACCTCACGCTCAACATCGTCCCGCCGGTGCACGTCCTGCAGGACGCCCTCGACGTGTCCTGGGAACGCGGCCTCGTCATCACGGGGATTCTATCCGTCGCCTCGTTCCCCTGGGTGTTGTTCTCGGGCGGCGAAATCTACTTCCTGTTCATCAACACCTACTCCATCCCGCTCGGGCCGGTGCTCGGCGTGCTGTTGGCCGACTACTGGCTCTTCCGAGCGGAGGAGACGTCCATCAGCTCACTGTACGACAAGAGTCGTGACTCGAAGTTCTGGTTCATCAAGGGCATCTCGGTCACCGCCGTGGCGAGCGTCCTCATCGGTTCGGCGGCGAGCCTCGTGATGACGGACCTCTCGTGGATGATAGGTCTCCCCGTGGGCTTCGTGGCCTACGTGGTGCTACGGAAGTTCGACCTCGACGAGCAGACGGCGAACTACCTGCACGACTCGGGCGCACCCTCGGCAGACTGA